In Choloepus didactylus isolate mChoDid1 chromosome X, mChoDid1.pri, whole genome shotgun sequence, a genomic segment contains:
- the HNRNPH2 gene encoding heterogeneous nuclear ribonucleoprotein H2, producing the protein MMLSTEGREGFVVKVRGLPWSCSADEVMRFFSDCKIQNGTSGIRFIYTREGRPSGEAFVELESEDEVKLALKKDRETMGHRYVEVFKSNSVEMDWVLKHTGPNSPDTANDGFVRLRGLPFGCSKEEIVQFFSGLEIVPNGMTLPVDFQGRSTGEAFVQFASQEIAEKALKKHKERIGHRYIEIFKSSRAEVRTHYDPPRKLMAMQRPGPYDRPGAGRGYNSIGRGAGFERMRRGAYGGGYGGYDDYGGYNDGYGFGSDRFGRDLNYCFSGMSDHRYGDGGSSFQSTTGHCVHMRGLPYRATENDIYNFFSPLNPMRVHIEIGPDGRVTGEADVEFATHEDAVAAMAKDKANMQHRYVELFLNSTAGTSGGAYDHSYVELFLNSTAGASGGAYGSQMMGGMGLSNQSSYGGPASQQLSGGYGGGYGGQSSMSGYDQVLQENSSDYQSNLA; encoded by the coding sequence ATGATGCTGAGCACGGAAGGCAGGGAGGGGTTCGTGGTCAAGGTCAGGGGCCTACCCTGGTCCTGCTCAGCCGATGAAGTAATGCGCTTCTTCTCTGATTGCAAAATCCAAAATGGCACATCAGGTATTCGTTTCATCTACACCAGAGAAGGCAGACCAAGTGGTGaagcatttgttgaacttgaatCTGAAGATGAAGTGAAATTGGCTTTGAAGAAGGACAGAGAAACCATGGGACACAGATACGTTGAAGTATTCAAGTCCAACAGTGTTGAAATGGATTGGGTGTTGAAGCATACAGGTCCGAATAGTCCTGATACCGCCAATGATGGCTTCGTCCGGCTTAGAGGACTCCCATTTGGCTGTAGCAAGGAAGAAATTGTTCAGTTCTTTTCAGGGTTGGAAATTGTGCCAAATGGGATGACACTGCCGGTGGACTTTCAGGGGCGGAGCACAGGGGAGGCCTTTGTGCAGTTTGCTTCACAGGAGATAGCTGAAAAGGCCTTAAAGAAACACAAGGAAAGAATAGGGCACAGGTACATTGAAATCTTCAAGAGTAGCCGAGCTGAAGTTCGAACCCACTATGATCCTCCTCGAAAGCTCATGGCTATGCAGCGGCCTGGTCCCTATGATAGGCCAGGGGCTGGCAGAGGGTATAATAGCATTGGCAGAGGAGCTGGATTTGAAAGGATGAGGCGGGGTGCCTATGGTGGAGGGTATGGAGGCTATGATGACTATGGTGGCTATAATGATGGGTATGGCTTTGGGTCTGATAGATTTGGAAGAGACCTCAATTACTGTTTTTCAGGAATGTCTGATCATAGATATGGAGATGGTGGGTCCAGTTTCCAGAGCACCACAGGGCACTGTGTGCACATGAGAGGGTTACCTTACAGAGCCACTGAGAATGATATTTACAATTTTTTCTCACCTCTTAACCCCATGAGAGTACACATTGAAATTGGACCTGATGGCAGAGTTACTGGTGAGGCAGATGTTGAATTTGCTACTCATGAAGATGCTGTGGCAGCTATGGCAAAAGACAAAGCCAATATGCAGCACAGATATGTGGAGCTCTTCTTGAATTCTACTGCAGGAACAAGTGGGGGTGCTTATGATCACAGCTATGTAGAGCTGTTTTTGAATTCTACAGCAGGGGCAAGTGGTGGTGCTTATGGTAGCCAAATGATGGGAGGGATGGGCTTATCCAACCAGTCTAGTTATGGGGGTCCTGCTAGCCAGCAGCTGAGTGGTGGGTATGGAGGTGGTTATGGTGGTCAGAGCAGTATGAGTGGATATGACCAAGTTCTGCAGGAAAACTCCAGTGATTATCAATCGAACCTTGCTTAG